A single Lactuca sativa cultivar Salinas chromosome 8, Lsat_Salinas_v11, whole genome shotgun sequence DNA region contains:
- the LOC111881722 gene encoding 60S ribosomal protein L44, with the protein MVNVPKTKKTYCKSKECKKHTLHKVTQYKKGKDSLAAQGKRRYDRKQSGYGGQTKPVFHKKAKTTKKIVLRLQCQGCKHVSQHPIKRCKHFEIGGDKKGKGTSLF; encoded by the exons ATG GTGAATGTTCCTAAAACAAAGAAGACTTACTGCAAGTCAAAGGAGTGCAAGAAGCACACCTTACATAAAGTAACACAATACAAGAAGGGCAAAGATAGTTTAGCTGCACAAGGAAAACGTCGTTATGATAGAAAACAGTCTGGTTATGGTGGTCAAACCAAACCCGTTTTTcacaaaaag GCAAAAACCACCAAGAAAATTGTTCTAAGGCTTCAATGCCAAGGTTGCAAGCATGTCTCACAGCACCCGATTAAG AGGTGCAAACATTTTGAGATTGGTGGTGACAAAAAGGGAAAGGGAACTTCTCTATTTTAA